ATTGGCGACAACTCCGGCAAAAACCCAGCCAGATGCAATCCGCACCAATCCACGCCGACGCTCTGGGGCCAAGACCGAAACGGCGATCAAAATCGCCAGAAAGCCATAGCCGTGTGCGAATACTTCGGCGAGGTCAAAGAGTTTCTTGATTTCGTCCGGGACGAAGCCGCTGTCGATCAGTCGCGCCAGCGGCATGTCCACCGCCATCGCAGCAACTCCTAACATGGCCAGCATCGCTGGAACGCCAAATTGGAAGGTGACTCCACGCGGTTGCCGTGATGGCAATAAATCGAGGCTTGCCACATGACTTGCGTCTCGTCGGAGTTGCGGCTGCAAAAGCGAGGGCATTTGAGGTTCCTGTTCGCGGTATTCGGGCCAACAGAATAGCAAGGTTTGTAGTCGATCGGAACGCCAAAATCGCGCGGTTTTTGGCCGTTTTCTGGTCCTCGCATTCAGCCAAAAGGTTGGTTGAGATCGCCTAACCGCGATGCTACGATGCCATGAAGCCCCAAGCTCTGTTGGCAACTCTCTTTTTCAAGGGATGACTCTCGTGATCCATCTCGGACACCATGCAATACGGTCACTGTGCTTTGCCCTGATTTGCAGCTCGCTGTTGACCACTAACTGGTCCGCAGCCGATGATTCGACGAATCGGCCCAACAAAGCGGTTCGAATTCTCTTCGTTACCCAAAGTTTCGGCTATAAGCACGGTTCCGTCACGCGAAACTCAGATCCCTATTCTCCGGCCGAAAAGGCGATGATCGATTTAGGAGGTTCGAGCGGTCTGTTTCGGGTCGATTGTACGCAAGATGTGGCAAGAGCACTGACCAAAGAGAGCTTGGAAAATTATGACATCGTGATGTTCTACACCACAGGGCCGCGCGACAAATGGCCCCTCGACGATGCCACGCTCGAATACTTTCTCGGCGACTGGGTGAAACAAAAGGGGCACGGATTCATTGGCGTCCATTCGGCGGCTGACACCATGGCCGACTATCGACCATATTGGGAAATGCTGGGCGGTTCGTTCAATGGTCATCCCTGGACCGAAAGTGAAAAGGTCACGGTCACCGTCCACGAACCCAATCATCCGATTTGCAAGCCGTGGGGCGAGGAATTTGAAATCCAGGAAGAAATCTATCAGTTCAAAAACTGGCAGCCCGAAAAAGTCCGCGTGCTAATGAGTTTGAACATGGATAAGACCGCTATCAAAAAGCCTTATCACGTGCCCATTGCTTGGTGCAAACAATACGGCGACGGCAAGGTTTTCCATATGAGCCTGGGGCACAATGAAGCCGTTTGGGCCGACCCACGCTACCAGCAGTCGCTGCTGGGGGGCATCAAATGGATTCTCGGCCTGGAAAATGGCAATTCAGCGCCCAATCCAGAGTTGGACACGAAAGAAAACGAAAAGGCCAAAGCTGCCGTCGAAGCCGCTCAAAAATAGTCAAATCGCAGCGTTACACGCTCGTTTCACGCGATGCTCGGCCATTGAGTAGGATTGTAGGAGCGGCGTCGTTGTCGTACGGTTTGCTCCTGCTCGATCTGGCGCTGCCCGCCGTCGATGAATTCGAGAGCTTACGGGCGGTGCGTAAGGCCAAACCGACATAGCCGGTCATCATCCTCACCAATCGCGGCGAAGAGCACGCCCGCGTCGCTGGCTTGCGGCTTGGCGCAGATGACTATGTCATCAAGCCGTTCGGTGTCGAGGAACTGCTCGCCCGCGTCAAAGCCGTACTCAGCCTGCCTCCTCTTGGGTTGCACTTTTCCCGAAGATCGGCAAACTTGAGGGCAAACCCCTTGGGTGGAACCGCTAGGTGGCACTGCCAACCGCAACCTGTTCGTGCCAAACATCAAACAGCCATCGAACAATTTTGGATTTTTCGCCGCACACGGAGGGAATTTGCTTGCCCAGGCTATTCGTTTCTATTGCCATTCCTCCATCATCATCGAACACGAATGAACGACATCATTCAGGACTTGAGTTGGCGCGGCCTGATTCACCAATCGACCGACGAGCCAAAGTTACGTGCTTGGCTAGTTGAAAAAAGCCGCTCGCTCTACGCTGGATTCGACCCCACGGCAGATAGTCTGCATGTGGGGCACCTCATGGCGTTGATGATCCTGCGGCGGTTTCAGCGGACCGGACATCGACCAATTGCACTCGTCGGTGGTGCGACTGGCATGATCGGCGACCCCAGCGGCAAGAGCGAAGAGCGAAATCTGCTCAACAAGGACGTGCTCAACGCCAATGTTGCTGCCATGCAGCAGCAGATGCGAAGGTTCCTGGATTTTGATGGCGGCGCGTCGACGGCGGCGCAGATGGTCAATAACTTCGATTGGATGAGCCGTTTCAGCTACCTCGATTTTCTCCGCGATGTGGGCAAGCATTTTCCCGTGAATGTGATGTTGGCCAAGGACTCGGTCAAAGGCCGCCTCGACCGCGAAAGCGGGATCAGCTACACCGAGTTCAGCTATATGCTGCTGCAAGCCTACGATTTCGTCTACTTGAACGAAAACCACGCCTGCGAACTGCAAGTCGGCGGCAGCGATCAATGGGGCAACATCACTGCCGGCATCGACCTTGCCCGCCGCATGCGCGGAACACAGCTCTATGGCATGACGTGTCCTCTGCTCACGAAGAGCGACGGCGGAAAAATGGGCAAGACAGAAAGCGGGGCCGTGTGGCTCTCGGCCGAACGAACAAGCCCATACAAGTTCTACCAATATTGGATCAACGTCGATGATGCCGATGCGGGCAAGTGCTTGCGATTCCTCACGGAGTTGAGCCGCGAGGAAGTCGAATCGCTCGACGCCGCCCGCGCCAGTGACCCCGGTAAGCGCGACAGCCAACGCCGCCTGGCCGAATCGCTGACAACATTGGTCCACGGCGACGCCGGTCTCAACACGGCCAAACGCGCGACTGAAATCTTCTTCGGCGCAGAAATCCGCCAGCTCAGCGACAACCAGCTCGCCGAAATATTCGCCGATGTCCCCAGCCGTGAACTGCCGCGCGACCGCCTTGCGGGTGAAGGACTCGCGTTGATCGACGCCCTTGCTGAAAGCGGCCTCGCAAAAAGCAAAAGCCAAGCCCGCCAAACCATCCAGCAAGGCGGGGCCTACGTCAACAATCTCCGCGTGGATTCGGTCGATGCCAAGCTCACCTCTGGGGATCTTGCAAGCGAAACGGTCATCGTCCTGCGCAGCGGTAAAAAGTCTTACGCCCTGCTGCGATTCGGCTAGAACACTCCACACGTTCTGCCGCGAGGAGTGGAGCGGCGTTGACACTACCTTTGCGACCCATTCGTCGCAATACACCTCGAAGAACTTAATAGCAGGGGTGGCTAACGGGACTTGAACCCGTGACCCCCAGATCCACAATCTGGTGCTCTAACCAACTGAGCTATAGCCACCATACCCTTACAGTATAAGGAGTTATGCCAGATTCGCTAGCGCGATTTTTCCTCCAAAGAACCAAAATTCTAGCCTACTCACCAATGCTTGTACCAAGTGGTGCGTGCATATCAAAGGGCAGCTTTGGCAACGAAACGCTGAAGGGTGCAGCCTGCGGTTTGCCTGGGTTGATGGACCAAACGCGTCGGAGAGGAGTACGTCGAATGGGACGAGGCGTTCGCGGACGCGTATCAATAATATCCCTTCCGCTTCCCGTACGACAACAGAGTTCCACCGCTCGGGTTTTGCAATTGGCGTGCATGAGGATAAATGGCGGGCGAATTCAAATCCACGATCGTCACGAAGCGACACGTAGCAAAAAGGCTCTGGAAAGCTCACGGCTGACGAGGTGAAAGAGGCGATGGTCAAAGAGTCCGACGCCTGCGATTTTTTTACTCGGCTGGGAATGGATTTTCCATCTGCATTCGCTTTCCAGCGCGCACCGAATGTTGCCGAAACTCAACGTGACAATTCCTTTTTGGCAACAATGTTCGGCAATGCATCACGACAAATTCCGCTCGTAAGTTGCGGTGTGACAAGAGGATTCGTCGCTGCGTCGGCCGCTGCTGCGGCTCTGGTCCGCTGATTGCGATCGTAGGTGTCTCCTCGGCGGCGCCAGATCCATTGGCCGTCGATCGAACCAATTGCGGAGACGAGCAACCGATGCGGTGGGTCGCGGCAATCCTGTTGGCACTCTTTGGGATGGGTTGGTTTGCCTGCCAGATCGAGCTAGCCACTGCGCAATCTACTCATTCGCGGCCCGACGACGGATGGAGGCGCACGACAAAGGGCTGGGAACGGTTGGTGGTGCTGCGAAAATCCGCTGCGCCGCCGGGCGCTGTGCCGCTATGGCAGTTGCATCCGCATCCATTCGTGACCACCTTACTGCTCGT
The genomic region above belongs to Pirellulales bacterium and contains:
- a CDS encoding ThuA domain-containing protein, which produces MTLVIHLGHHAIRSLCFALICSSLLTTNWSAADDSTNRPNKAVRILFVTQSFGYKHGSVTRNSDPYSPAEKAMIDLGGSSGLFRVDCTQDVARALTKESLENYDIVMFYTTGPRDKWPLDDATLEYFLGDWVKQKGHGFIGVHSAADTMADYRPYWEMLGGSFNGHPWTESEKVTVTVHEPNHPICKPWGEEFEIQEEIYQFKNWQPEKVRVLMSLNMDKTAIKKPYHVPIAWCKQYGDGKVFHMSLGHNEAVWADPRYQQSLLGGIKWILGLENGNSAPNPELDTKENEKAKAAVEAAQK
- a CDS encoding tyrosine--tRNA ligase, encoding MNDIIQDLSWRGLIHQSTDEPKLRAWLVEKSRSLYAGFDPTADSLHVGHLMALMILRRFQRTGHRPIALVGGATGMIGDPSGKSEERNLLNKDVLNANVAAMQQQMRRFLDFDGGASTAAQMVNNFDWMSRFSYLDFLRDVGKHFPVNVMLAKDSVKGRLDRESGISYTEFSYMLLQAYDFVYLNENHACELQVGGSDQWGNITAGIDLARRMRGTQLYGMTCPLLTKSDGGKMGKTESGAVWLSAERTSPYKFYQYWINVDDADAGKCLRFLTELSREEVESLDAARASDPGKRDSQRRLAESLTTLVHGDAGLNTAKRATEIFFGAEIRQLSDNQLAEIFADVPSRELPRDRLAGEGLALIDALAESGLAKSKSQARQTIQQGGAYVNNLRVDSVDAKLTSGDLASETVIVLRSGKKSYALLRFG